Part of the Methanobrevibacter boviskoreani JH1 genome is shown below.
GGGCCAATGCTTTTGCAGGATAAATATATAATGCTGTAGCATTCTCATCTCTTATTAAATCATCAAGGATTGGCAAATTAAAACATAAAGTTTTACCACTGGCAGTAGGGGTTGTAACAATTATGTTTCTACCTTTCTTTACAAGATTATATGCCTTAGCCTGATGGGTATATAGGCTAATTTTTTTGCGTGATAGATAGTCAAGAATTGATTCATGGAGACCATCAACCTTTTTAAAACTAGCTTTATGTGCAGGAATGGTTTCTATATATTCGATTTTATTTTTAAAACGAATATCTTCCTTAAATTTATCAATATTTAAATTAGACATACTATCCTCTAAAAATCAAATCTTTTATAATAAAAGTTAACTTAATACTTAAAAAAAAGATTTTATCTATTAAAAATTAATATATAAATTAATATTTCTTAAAATACTATTTTAATATTTCTTTTTTTAATAAATTTATTATGTTAAATAATAAATAATGTCTTAATTATTTTCTAATTTTATATTTTATAAATTATTATTCTGGAATTTATTTGAATTTTTCAATAATTTAATATGTATAGAATTTTAAATATTATACTAATTATTAAATTTAATTTTCTAGATTAAAGTGATATTATGACTGGTAAAAAATTATACCGTTCTAGAGATGATAAATTCCTTGCAGGTGTATGTGGCGGACTTGCAGATTATTTTAATATAGATTCCAATTTAATTAGAATTCTGTGGATTATCTTGATATTGTTTAAAGGTGCAGGTCTATTTGTTTATTTGATTGCCTG
Proteins encoded:
- a CDS encoding PspC domain-containing protein; the encoded protein is MTGKKLYRSRDDKFLAGVCGGLADYFNIDSNLIRILWIILILFKGAGLFVYLIAWLIIPEEY